One segment of Mastomys coucha isolate ucsf_1 unplaced genomic scaffold, UCSF_Mcou_1 pScaffold23, whole genome shotgun sequence DNA contains the following:
- the Crtam gene encoding cytotoxic and regulatory T-cell molecule, whose translation MWWGTLSLLFWVPVQAAFLNMETIVVEEGRTLTLTCVTSLTKNASLQWLAPSGFTIFLNQHPALKSSKYQLLHHSATQLSISVSNVTLREEGVYTCLHYGSSVKTKQVRVTVLVTPFQPTVEALVLRKQNGEKFVVLKCSTERSKPPPQITWLLPGGLEINGELHHEFEADGKICNTTSTLIVRTYSKNSTVHCIIQHKGLQGRKLDAPFQFEDLVADQETTSDAPEQSSLSSQALQQPMSTVSMMENSSIPETDKEEKEHATQDPGLSAEASAQHTGLVRRKSGILLLTLVSFLIFILFIIIQLFIMKLCKAHVIWKKESEISEQALESYRSRSNNEETSSQENSSQAPQSKHCMNYITRLYSGAKTKKSAQHWKLEGKHSRVPESIV comes from the exons CAGCCTTTCTGAACATGGAGACCATCGTGGTAGAGGAAGGCCGGACCCTCACCCTAACGTGTGTGACTTCTCTGACAAAAAATGCCTCTCTCCAGTGGCTGGCCCCCTCAGGGTtcaccatttttttaaatcagcatcCTG CTTTAAAAAGTTCCAAATACCAGCTTCTTCACCATTCAGCTACACAGCTCTCCATTAGTGTGTCCAATGTAACTCTACGAGAGGAAGGTGTGTATACGTGCTTACATTACGGGAGTTCCGTGAAGACGAAACAAGTGAGAGTGACCGTGTTAG TGACTCCCTTCCAGCCAACTGTGGAAGCTTTGGTCCTCAGAAAGCAGAATGGAGAAAAATTTGTTGTGCTGAAATGTTCCACGGAGAGAAGCAAGCCCCCTCCGCAAATCACCTGGCTCCTGCCAGGAGGTCTGGAGATCAATG GTGAACTTCACCATGAATTTGAAGCTGATGGGAAAATATGTAACACCACCAGCACGCTCATAGTCCGCACATACAGCAAAAACTCAACTGTGCATTGCATTATCCAGCACAAAGGCTTGCAAGGAAGGAAGCTGGATGCCCCCTTCCAGTTTGAAGACTTGG TTGCAGATCAAGAAACAACTTCAGATGCCCCTGAGCagagctctctctcctcccaagcCCTCCAGCAGCCCATGAGTACAG TCTCAATGATGGAAAATTCCAGTATACCAGAGACtgacaaggaagagaaagaacatgccACTCAAGACCCTGGCTTGTCCGCTG AAGCCAGTGCTCAGCACACAGGACTGGTCCGGAGGAAGAGTGGCATCCTGCTGCTCACGCTGGTGTCCTTCCTCATTTTCATCCTCTTCATCATCATTCAGCTCTTCATCATGAAGCTGTGTAAAGCACACGTGATATGGAAGAAGG AAAGTGAAATTTCTGAGCAAGCTCTAGAAAGTTACAGATCAAGATCTAACAACGAGGAAACATCTTCCCAAGAGAATAGCAGTCAGG cTCCCCAGTCTAAGCATTGCATGAACTACATCACGCGGTTATACTCGGGAGCCAAAACAAAGAAGAGTGCCCAGCATTGGAAACTAGAAGGCAAGCACAGTCGTGTCCCGGAGAGTATTGTGTAG